One Arthrobacter sp. StoSoilB19 DNA window includes the following coding sequences:
- a CDS encoding heavy metal translocating P-type ATPase, whose protein sequence is MMQDHHDMQHQGGPHDHHQPPSGTLTQPPAHGAGHGQHGGHSDDDHTVHTHGQHAGHSTVMFKDRFWLTLVLAVPVVYFSPMMGDLLGYMPPEFPGSAWIPPVLGTVIFLYGGQPFLKGGLQELKDRAPGMMLLIGMAITVAFAASWVTSLRIGGFDLDFWWELALLVAIMLLGHWIEMRALGSAQGALDALAALLPDEAERITDSGTETVPVSHLKTGDLVLVRPGARMPADGTVMDGQAEFDESMITGESKTVARGAGDPVVAGTVATDSSVRVRVTAVGDQTALAGIQRLVEEAQASSSRAQALADRAAAFLFYFAAGAGVLTFIAWTLLGSVPDAVTRTVTVLVIACPHALGLAIPLVIAISTEQAARAGVLIKNRMALERMRTIDVVLFDKTGTLTTGEPELKDVAVAGGVEADAVLALAAAVESDSEHPVARAIVRAARARSLPLPQATGFTSLPGRGVRASVDGRTVHVGGPALLRELGVVEPEALASSTRAWMDRGAAVLHVVDGGTVLGAVSMEDAVRPESRQAVSALQRRGVKVAMVTGDAHQVAQAVAADLGIDEVFAEVLPADKDKKVAELQGRGLKVAMVGDGVNDSPALARAEVGIAIGAGTDVAMESAGVVLAGNDPRAVLSMVDLSRASYRKMWQNLVWATGYNILSVPLAAGVLAFAGVVLSPAAGAVMMSASTIVVALNAQLLRRLKLNPSEVR, encoded by the coding sequence ATGATGCAGGACCATCACGACATGCAGCACCAGGGCGGCCCGCACGACCATCACCAGCCACCCAGCGGAACCCTGACCCAGCCGCCGGCGCACGGCGCCGGGCATGGACAACACGGCGGCCACAGCGACGACGACCATACCGTCCACACGCACGGCCAGCACGCCGGGCACAGCACAGTCATGTTCAAGGACCGGTTCTGGCTGACGCTGGTCCTGGCCGTTCCGGTGGTCTATTTCAGCCCCATGATGGGCGACCTTTTGGGCTACATGCCGCCCGAGTTCCCCGGTTCCGCCTGGATCCCGCCGGTCCTGGGCACCGTCATCTTCCTGTACGGCGGCCAGCCGTTCCTCAAAGGCGGCCTGCAGGAGCTCAAGGACCGCGCTCCGGGAATGATGCTGCTGATCGGCATGGCCATCACGGTGGCCTTTGCCGCTTCCTGGGTCACCAGCCTGCGCATCGGCGGCTTCGACCTGGACTTCTGGTGGGAGCTGGCGCTGCTGGTGGCCATCATGCTGCTGGGCCACTGGATCGAGATGCGTGCCCTCGGGTCGGCGCAGGGCGCCCTGGATGCCCTCGCGGCTCTGCTGCCGGACGAGGCCGAACGCATTACGGACAGCGGCACGGAAACCGTCCCCGTTTCCCACCTCAAGACCGGCGACCTGGTCCTGGTCCGCCCCGGCGCCCGCATGCCCGCGGACGGAACCGTGATGGACGGGCAGGCTGAGTTCGACGAGTCCATGATCACGGGGGAATCCAAAACCGTGGCACGCGGCGCCGGCGACCCGGTGGTGGCCGGAACCGTGGCCACGGACAGCAGTGTCCGGGTGCGCGTCACCGCCGTGGGCGACCAGACCGCCCTGGCCGGGATCCAGCGGCTGGTGGAAGAGGCGCAGGCGTCGTCGTCGCGTGCCCAGGCACTGGCAGACCGCGCAGCGGCCTTCCTCTTCTACTTCGCCGCCGGCGCCGGTGTCCTGACCTTCATCGCCTGGACACTGCTGGGAAGCGTTCCAGACGCCGTCACCCGCACCGTCACCGTCCTGGTCATCGCCTGCCCGCACGCTCTGGGTCTGGCGATACCCCTGGTGATCGCCATTTCCACGGAGCAGGCGGCCCGGGCCGGGGTGCTGATCAAGAACCGGATGGCGCTTGAACGGATGCGCACCATCGACGTGGTCCTGTTCGACAAGACCGGCACGCTGACCACCGGTGAGCCGGAGCTGAAGGACGTTGCCGTGGCCGGCGGCGTCGAGGCGGACGCCGTGCTGGCCCTCGCCGCCGCCGTCGAGTCGGACAGCGAGCACCCCGTGGCGCGGGCCATCGTCCGCGCCGCCAGGGCCCGGAGCCTGCCACTGCCCCAAGCCACCGGTTTCACCTCGCTGCCGGGCCGGGGCGTCCGGGCCAGCGTGGACGGCCGCACCGTGCACGTGGGCGGGCCTGCGCTCCTGCGCGAGCTCGGCGTCGTCGAACCCGAGGCCCTGGCCTCAAGCACCCGGGCGTGGATGGACCGCGGAGCCGCCGTGCTCCACGTTGTCGACGGCGGCACAGTCCTGGGTGCCGTGAGCATGGAGGACGCAGTGCGGCCGGAGTCGCGGCAGGCTGTGTCCGCCCTGCAACGGAGGGGCGTCAAGGTGGCCATGGTCACCGGTGATGCGCACCAGGTGGCGCAGGCCGTGGCGGCGGACCTGGGCATTGACGAAGTGTTCGCCGAGGTCCTGCCCGCGGACAAGGACAAGAAGGTGGCCGAGCTGCAGGGCCGCGGGCTGAAGGTGGCCATGGTGGGCGACGGCGTCAACGACTCGCCGGCGCTGGCCCGCGCGGAGGTGGGCATCGCCATTGGCGCCGGAACCGACGTCGCCATGGAATCGGCGGGCGTGGTGCTGGCCGGGAACGACCCCCGGGCAGTGCTGTCCATGGTGGACCTGTCCCGCGCCAGCTACCGCAAGATGTGGCAGAACCTGGTGTGGGCCACCGGCTACAACATCCTGTCCGTGCCGCTGGCCGCGGGCGTCCTGGCTTTCGCCGGGGTGGTTCTGTCCCCGGCTGCCGGGGCTGTGATGATGTCCGCGTCCACCATCGTGGTGGCCCTGAACGCCCAGCTGCTCCGGCGCCTGAAACTGAACCCGTCTGAGGTACGTTGA
- a CDS encoding low molecular weight phosphatase family protein translates to MDTSAPVRILTVCTGNICRSPVAERLLQAGLDQVVPGGFQVSSAGTRALVGEPMQPISADIVRTFGGDPEGFAARQLTPRILRGVDLVLTMTSGHRGEVLQLDASLLKRTFTIREFARMLDVLAQRGAGTDSRPAAVESSPGALPGSNASDGDARLAANAALWRGLPARAAGVRHLSLPADAADNDIVDPYRRAPEVYREMEDQLAPAIVSILRHARLNAPVPGTAPQSP, encoded by the coding sequence TTGGACACTTCCGCACCAGTACGAATCCTGACCGTCTGCACCGGCAACATCTGCCGCTCGCCGGTGGCCGAACGGCTGCTGCAGGCAGGACTCGACCAGGTGGTGCCGGGCGGTTTCCAGGTGTCCAGCGCCGGCACCCGCGCCTTGGTGGGCGAACCCATGCAGCCCATTTCAGCGGACATCGTGCGGACCTTTGGCGGTGATCCCGAAGGGTTCGCGGCACGGCAGCTCACGCCCAGGATCCTGCGGGGTGTTGACCTGGTGCTCACCATGACGTCCGGGCACCGCGGCGAGGTCCTGCAGCTTGATGCCTCCCTTCTCAAGCGGACGTTCACCATCCGCGAGTTCGCCCGGATGCTTGATGTCCTGGCCCAGCGGGGCGCGGGGACAGACAGCCGGCCCGCCGCCGTCGAATCTTCCCCAGGTGCGCTGCCCGGCAGCAACGCGTCCGACGGCGACGCCCGGCTGGCTGCCAACGCCGCCTTGTGGCGCGGCTTGCCGGCACGGGCCGCCGGGGTGCGCCACCTTTCGCTCCCCGCCGACGCCGCAGACAACGACATCGTGGACCCGTACCGCCGCGCGCCGGAGGTGTACCGGGAGATGGAGGACCAGCTGGCCCCCGCCATTGTCTCCATCCTGCGCCATGCCCGCCTCAACGCCCCGGTCCCCGGGACCGCGCCCCAGTCGCCCTAG
- the nhaA gene encoding Na+/H+ antiporter NhaA: protein MTSTPPTPSRNKFFGSTVFARGSYAEALRIGEILRKETVGGALLVLAAVIALIWANSPASDSYFALRDLRVGYGPWLLDLSLGAWAADGLLAIFFFLVGLELKREFVAGDLRQVSKSVVPVAAAVGGVAVPAVIYAVVNLASPETLRGWAIPTATDIAFAVAVLAIIGSHLPSALRIFLLTLAVVDDLIAITIIAFFYSSDIQAAPLLLALIPLAVYTFLAQKYRRFFGRHAVAAWLILLPLGAATWALVHASGIHATVAGVLLGFAIPVIRSRASGGPEAGPGLAEIFEHRFRPISAGVAVPIFAFFSAGVAVGGWEGLGSALTDPVALGIILGLVLGKPVGIMGTTWILTKATRASLDSSFKWIDVFGVALLAGIGFTVSLLVAELSFGHGSLHDDHAKVGILAASLIAALLATAVLRTRNRQYRVAEELERVDSDHDGVPDVYQERT from the coding sequence ATGACCTCCACCCCGCCCACGCCCAGCAGGAACAAGTTTTTCGGCTCCACCGTCTTCGCCCGCGGCAGCTACGCCGAAGCCCTGCGCATCGGGGAGATCCTCCGCAAGGAAACCGTGGGTGGAGCCCTCCTGGTCCTGGCTGCCGTGATTGCCCTCATCTGGGCCAACTCCCCGGCGTCGGACAGCTACTTTGCCCTCCGGGATCTCAGGGTGGGCTATGGGCCGTGGCTCCTGGACCTGAGCCTGGGGGCCTGGGCAGCGGACGGGCTGCTGGCCATCTTCTTCTTCCTCGTGGGCCTGGAACTCAAACGCGAATTCGTTGCCGGCGACCTGAGGCAAGTCAGCAAGTCCGTCGTGCCCGTGGCGGCCGCCGTGGGCGGCGTGGCTGTCCCGGCGGTGATTTACGCCGTCGTCAACCTCGCCAGCCCGGAAACGCTGCGCGGCTGGGCCATCCCCACCGCAACGGACATTGCCTTTGCCGTGGCGGTCCTGGCCATCATCGGATCCCACCTCCCCAGCGCCCTGCGGATCTTCCTGCTGACGCTGGCCGTGGTGGATGACCTGATTGCCATCACCATCATCGCGTTCTTCTACTCCAGCGACATCCAGGCCGCGCCGCTGCTCCTGGCCCTCATCCCGCTGGCCGTCTACACCTTCCTGGCCCAGAAGTACCGCCGGTTCTTCGGCCGCCACGCAGTTGCAGCCTGGCTGATCCTGCTGCCGCTGGGTGCCGCGACCTGGGCGCTGGTGCACGCCTCCGGAATCCACGCCACCGTGGCCGGGGTACTCCTGGGCTTCGCCATTCCCGTGATCCGGTCCCGGGCCTCCGGCGGCCCGGAGGCAGGGCCCGGACTGGCCGAGATCTTCGAGCACCGGTTTCGTCCGATTTCCGCCGGCGTGGCCGTTCCCATCTTCGCGTTCTTCTCCGCCGGCGTGGCCGTTGGCGGGTGGGAGGGCCTGGGCTCGGCCCTGACGGACCCGGTGGCGCTGGGTATCATCCTGGGCCTGGTCCTGGGCAAGCCGGTGGGCATCATGGGCACCACGTGGATCCTGACCAAGGCCACCAGGGCCAGCCTGGACAGCTCCTTCAAATGGATCGATGTGTTTGGCGTGGCGCTGCTCGCAGGGATCGGGTTCACCGTGTCCCTGCTGGTGGCGGAGCTCAGCTTCGGGCATGGCAGCCTCCATGACGACCACGCCAAGGTGGGCATCCTGGCTGCGTCACTGATCGCCGCGCTGCTGGCCACGGCTGTGCTGCGGACCCGGAACCGGCAGTACCGGGTCGCCGAAGAGCTTGAGAGGGTGGATTCGGACCACGACGGCGTCCCGGACGTCTACCAGGAACGCACCTGA
- a CDS encoding iron ABC transporter permease: MTSDLSAPPRRSTTTAGRGTRPRPPFGVSAVSVVAVLIALFSLIPLGYVAYMTVATGWDTAVGLILRPRVGELLLNTLLLMAATIPLCLLLGVAGAWLVERTKLRGHRIWAVLLAAPLAVPAFVNSYAWVSAIPSLGGLGSGILISTLSYFPLVYIPAAATLSRLDPAIEQSAAALGLGAWRAFFRVVLPQLRIALTGGALLVGLHLLAEYGAFAMIRFDTFTTAIMTQYRSTFNGAAGNMLASVLVFFCLLLLVAEVRSRGTARYARIGSGVQAKALRLPLHAYHVPAQLFLLALTALAFGLPLFYVLKWILAGGAEAWTASEFLPALLATFWYGLLGAAATIVVAFPMAYLAVRRPGWFSKSLELSNYVTSSMPGIVVALAFVTVSIRLVPGIYQTAGVLVAAYVLLFLPRALVNLRAGLAQAPKELDEAAQALGKPPLLAFIRVTLRLTAPAAAGGAALVFLAIANELTATLLLSPNGTRTLATEFWSKSSEIDYAGAAPYALLMILLSAPMTYLLFQQSKKVAGQ, from the coding sequence GTGACCTCCGATCTATCGGCTCCCCCACGGCGGAGCACGACGACGGCGGGCCGGGGCACACGCCCCCGCCCGCCTTTCGGCGTTTCCGCGGTGTCCGTCGTGGCGGTGCTGATCGCCCTCTTCTCCCTCATCCCGCTGGGGTACGTGGCCTACATGACGGTGGCAACCGGGTGGGACACCGCCGTCGGCCTCATCCTGCGCCCCCGGGTGGGCGAACTGCTGCTGAACACCCTGCTCCTGATGGCTGCCACCATCCCGCTGTGCCTGCTGCTTGGCGTCGCGGGGGCATGGCTGGTGGAACGGACCAAACTGCGCGGCCACCGAATCTGGGCAGTCCTGCTGGCCGCGCCGCTGGCCGTCCCGGCGTTCGTGAACAGCTACGCCTGGGTGTCGGCCATCCCGTCGCTGGGCGGCCTGGGCTCGGGGATCCTGATTTCCACCCTCTCCTACTTCCCGCTGGTCTACATTCCGGCGGCAGCCACCCTGAGCCGGCTGGACCCGGCCATAGAGCAGTCGGCCGCCGCGCTGGGACTGGGCGCCTGGCGGGCCTTCTTCCGGGTTGTGCTCCCCCAGCTGCGGATCGCACTGACGGGCGGCGCGCTGCTGGTGGGGCTGCACCTGCTGGCCGAATACGGCGCCTTCGCGATGATCCGCTTCGACACCTTCACCACCGCGATCATGACCCAGTACCGGTCCACGTTCAACGGCGCCGCCGGGAACATGCTGGCCAGCGTGCTGGTGTTCTTCTGCCTGCTGCTGCTGGTGGCCGAAGTCCGCAGCCGCGGCACGGCACGCTACGCGAGGATCGGTTCAGGCGTGCAGGCCAAGGCTCTGCGGCTCCCCCTGCATGCCTACCACGTCCCCGCCCAGCTCTTCCTGCTGGCGCTGACCGCCCTGGCGTTCGGCCTCCCGCTGTTCTACGTGCTGAAGTGGATCCTGGCCGGCGGGGCCGAGGCCTGGACCGCCTCCGAATTCCTCCCCGCACTACTTGCCACGTTCTGGTACGGGCTCCTCGGCGCCGCAGCCACCATCGTGGTCGCCTTCCCCATGGCCTACCTCGCGGTCCGGAGGCCCGGCTGGTTCAGCAAGTCCCTGGAACTGTCCAACTATGTCACCAGCTCCATGCCCGGCATCGTGGTGGCCCTGGCCTTCGTCACCGTCAGCATCCGCTTGGTACCGGGGATCTACCAGACGGCGGGAGTGCTGGTGGCCGCATATGTTCTCCTGTTCCTTCCGCGGGCCCTGGTGAACCTCCGGGCCGGCCTGGCACAGGCGCCCAAGGAACTCGACGAGGCGGCACAGGCGCTGGGCAAGCCGCCGCTGCTGGCCTTCATCCGTGTCACCCTGCGGCTCACGGCTCCGGCCGCCGCGGGCGGGGCTGCCCTGGTGTTCCTGGCCATCGCCAACGAACTTACCGCCACGCTGCTCCTGTCCCCCAACGGCACCCGGACCCTGGCCACCGAGTTCTGGAGCAAGAGCAGCGAAATCGACTACGCCGGCGCCGCACCCTATGCCCTGCTGATGATCCTGCTTTCCGCACCCATGACCTATCTCCTCTTCCAACAGTCCAAGAAAGTAGCCGGACAGTGA
- a CDS encoding ABC transporter ATP-binding protein, whose protein sequence is MTAPSTRRLPEPRVAPSVAATTNSHLQITDVTKNFGSQAVLRGVNLSVAKGGTTAIVGPSGSGKTTVLRLIAGFEHPDTGSISLNGTLVAGEGAWLPAHKRQIGYVAQDGALFPHLTVGQNVAFGLDAAKLEGGRRAVAARVAELLEMVSLDAAMAKRRPHQLSGGQQQRVALARALAREPELMLLDEPFSALDAGLRVATRRAVAKVLAEAGVTTILVTHDQAEALSFADQVAVMRGGKLAQIGNPFVVYTRPADRATAEFLGDAVILDAWLEGSLATCSLGGIPVRRPPAQGRVQLMLRPEQIRIAEDGPIRGVVVDTDYFGPETTVRLKLNVPQEVAEHADHRYPGGGEVITIRHWNASIARPGMELCLRVVGEAVAFPIED, encoded by the coding sequence GTGACAGCACCATCGACCCGCAGGCTGCCCGAGCCGCGGGTGGCACCCTCAGTGGCCGCAACCACCAACAGCCACCTGCAGATCACGGACGTTACCAAGAACTTCGGATCGCAGGCGGTCCTGAGGGGCGTCAACCTGTCCGTGGCCAAGGGCGGAACCACCGCCATCGTGGGACCGTCAGGCTCCGGCAAGACCACGGTCCTGCGCCTGATCGCCGGGTTTGAGCATCCGGACACCGGCAGCATCTCGCTCAACGGGACCCTGGTGGCGGGTGAGGGCGCTTGGCTGCCGGCGCACAAGCGCCAGATCGGATACGTGGCCCAGGACGGTGCCCTGTTCCCGCACCTCACCGTGGGCCAGAACGTTGCCTTCGGCCTTGATGCGGCAAAGCTTGAAGGCGGCAGGCGGGCCGTGGCAGCACGCGTTGCCGAACTCCTGGAAATGGTGTCCCTGGATGCCGCCATGGCCAAGCGCCGGCCGCACCAGCTCTCCGGCGGCCAGCAGCAGCGGGTTGCCCTGGCCCGGGCGCTGGCCCGTGAACCGGAGCTGATGCTCCTGGACGAGCCCTTCTCCGCCCTGGATGCCGGGCTCCGCGTGGCCACCCGCCGCGCCGTGGCCAAGGTGCTGGCCGAGGCCGGCGTCACCACCATCCTGGTCACGCACGACCAGGCGGAGGCCCTCTCCTTCGCCGACCAGGTGGCCGTGATGCGCGGCGGCAAGCTGGCCCAGATCGGCAACCCCTTTGTGGTGTACACCCGCCCCGCGGACCGCGCCACCGCTGAATTCCTGGGCGACGCCGTCATCCTGGACGCCTGGCTGGAAGGGTCCCTGGCCACCTGCTCCCTGGGCGGCATCCCGGTGCGCAGGCCACCGGCGCAGGGACGGGTGCAGCTGATGCTGCGGCCGGAACAGATCCGCATCGCCGAAGACGGCCCCATCCGCGGCGTGGTGGTGGACACCGACTACTTCGGGCCCGAAACCACGGTGCGGCTGAAGCTGAACGTGCCCCAGGAAGTGGCAGAGCACGCCGACCACCGCTACCCCGGCGGCGGCGAAGTGATCACCATCCGGCACTGGAACGCGTCGATCGCGCGGCCCGGCATGGAGCTGTGCCTGCGGGTTGTGGGCGAAGCCGTCGCGTTCCCGATCGAGGACTGA
- a CDS encoding DUF305 domain-containing protein, translating to MNTTIKTLSIAAALAASLGLAGCAANAGSGNGMPMDHGSSNPMSSTMPSAGTMPSANADHNQADIMFAQMMIPHHAQAVEMSGIILAKPDMPAEVTALATKIKAAQAPEIAQMTGWLSGWNVPTMMSDHSGHGMTGMVDDDGIEQLKSATGTEAARLFLEQMIGHHEGAIDMAQQEISAGKFPDAVKLGHDIVDAQQAEITQMKQLLTTL from the coding sequence ATGAACACCACTATCAAAACCCTGTCCATTGCTGCTGCCCTGGCGGCTTCCCTCGGCCTGGCAGGATGCGCGGCCAATGCCGGCTCCGGCAACGGCATGCCCATGGACCACGGCAGCTCCAACCCCATGTCCAGCACGATGCCAAGCGCCGGCACCATGCCCAGCGCCAACGCCGACCATAACCAGGCGGACATCATGTTTGCCCAGATGATGATCCCGCACCACGCCCAGGCGGTGGAGATGAGCGGCATCATCCTGGCCAAGCCGGACATGCCCGCAGAGGTGACCGCGCTCGCCACCAAGATCAAGGCGGCGCAGGCACCGGAGATCGCGCAGATGACCGGCTGGCTCAGCGGGTGGAACGTGCCCACCATGATGAGCGACCACTCCGGACACGGCATGACCGGCATGGTGGACGACGACGGCATCGAGCAGCTGAAGTCTGCCACCGGTACCGAGGCCGCGCGGCTGTTCCTCGAGCAGATGATCGGCCACCATGAGGGCGCCATCGACATGGCCCAGCAGGAGATCAGCGCCGGCAAATTCCCGGACGCCGTGAAGCTGGGCCACGACATCGTGGACGCGCAGCAGGCGGAGATCACGCAGATGAAGCAGCTGCTGACCACCCTGTAA
- a CDS encoding PAS and ANTAR domain-containing protein, which produces MELSNLYTYSSALRDSESDAGIFRVEMGPAGPTFHWSDGMFRLHGYQRGDVVPSMELILSHKHPDDRERCEEILAQVSTTGGFFCMYHRIVDARGRTRRVLTSGEAILAADGTLAAFEGVTVDLSRTLQRETEEAAREAVVGATATRTLIDQARGILMGQLKLGSDDAFQMLVSTSSHRNVKLVVVAAELVQLANSPEARTYLDRAVRAIQLNGRAERMNGRADRAGGRRAG; this is translated from the coding sequence ATGGAGCTCAGCAACCTATACACGTATTCGAGTGCGCTCAGAGACAGTGAAAGCGATGCGGGCATCTTCAGGGTGGAGATGGGGCCTGCAGGCCCAACCTTCCACTGGTCGGACGGGATGTTCCGGCTGCACGGCTACCAGCGCGGCGATGTTGTCCCCAGCATGGAACTGATCTTGTCCCACAAGCACCCGGATGACCGGGAGCGGTGCGAGGAGATCCTGGCGCAGGTATCGACCACCGGCGGGTTCTTCTGCATGTACCACCGGATCGTCGATGCCCGCGGCCGGACCAGGCGTGTGCTCACCTCCGGCGAGGCGATCCTGGCCGCTGATGGAACGCTGGCGGCGTTCGAAGGCGTGACGGTGGACCTCAGCCGGACGCTGCAGCGCGAAACTGAAGAGGCTGCGCGCGAGGCCGTGGTGGGTGCCACCGCAACCCGCACGTTGATCGACCAGGCCAGGGGCATCCTCATGGGGCAGCTGAAGCTCGGCTCCGACGACGCCTTCCAGATGCTGGTCAGCACCAGCAGCCACCGCAACGTCAAGCTGGTGGTGGTGGCAGCGGAGTTGGTGCAGCTGGCCAACTCCCCGGAGGCGCGGACTTACCTCGACCGGGCCGTGCGGGCCATCCAGTTGAACGGCCGGGCAGAACGCATGAACGGCCGGGCAGACCGCGCCGGGGGCCGCCGCGCCGGGTAG